In Podospora pseudocomata strain CBS 415.72m chromosome 4, whole genome shotgun sequence, the genomic stretch CAAAGACGTGAGAGGCTGTGACGTTGCGTGTTTGGAGTTTCTGGTTGGTCAACGACACGGATTTCTTGGAAAGAAAATATGAACGGGAAATAAAATTGATGGTGATATATATGTACAAGAAGCGAACAAACCCGCCCGCGGTTCCTGTGATGTTTCTCGATCTCCCTTGGATGGTGCGGTTGATACTCGTCAGGGTTGTCAGTGTTGGTGAAGGCTCAGGGTTGGTGGATAAATGATCACAAAAGCTGAGTACCCTAACCCTAGATTCCCAACCAAAGGCGGTGAGCTCGGCACAGGTCTTTCCCCACTTTCTGCCGTGGCTGCCCGCCGTCAGTTCCAGGAACAAGCGCCAAAGCTGGGGTTCTGGGCATCTCCGTTCCCGTCATCGCCTGGTCGCCATCATTTTCGCGACAGCATTTGAGCTTCACCAGCCACGCTCGTCACCACACCCAGAGCCCTTTtcttgaaaaaaaaaaaagaaattgAAACCGCGCGACAATATCTCATTTACTACCAACATCTTCTCCCCATACACTGCTTGCGCCCAGGTCCCAGGGAGCTTCGGCCAACAGAAACCGGAAATCTGCAAAGGAGGGCGCCCCAGGCCAGAAACCGCCAAAATGTCaaaccagcagcaagcttTGGTCATGGAGACCATAATAGGCATCCGGAAAAAGCTTAAGAGGAAATCCTACGGTAtggccccccccccctccgagTGACACTccctctgctgctgtgacAATGTGCTAACACCATCATGTCGACAGACTCCGACTCCGACTCCTCGATTGACCAACCCACTAACCGCGGAAACAAACTCAAAAAGAGGTCGAGATTCGTCGCGCGAGGGAGGCTTACCGGCTCCGCGGGCCCCGCTGCATATAAAGAGGTGCGCACCACGAGACGAAGCCCTGGCAACCCAAGGCTGACTGGATACAGATCGCCGAGCACGCAGGCTACCAAAGAGCCATTATTAACCACAACCCGCCGCTGATTGACGAGGATGGCTACGATATCACgagcgacgacgatgaaCAGGAGGTGCAGGAGGCCATCGCGAGCGCCATGGATGAAAACCCGTACTCTGATGTTCACCTCGAACAGATCTTTGCCCCCTTAACCTCGGTTACCGACCTGCCTACACATCCGGCCATGTCGAAACCCTTCACTTCGAAAGCCCTTACCGAATTGGTTGACCAGGCGCGCATCATCATGCAGAGCGAAAATAAGGCGCTTTGGAAGGTCAAGCCTCTGTTGACCAAGCTGGTTGGGGATAATACTTGGGTTCCATGTGGACTTATGAGCGGTCCCAGCGACGCTTCTCTCTTTACAGATCCTACAAGGTTCTTCAATCGCCCCGACCGGCAGCGTCTTCGCCCAACAGCGCCCCCTGTTGCGGCCCTTACGAATGGGGTAATGTCGGCTCATGAAGGCACATTTGCCGAGTCGGCTGTACGTGAAAGGATCGAGGGCGTTCTTTCGGGGCCAAGTGCTCCAGCTTCGGAAGACACAGTCGATGGAGAAACATTACCAGATGCCCCAGTTGTTACAAACGGCGAAACAAATACAGAGGCGCCGAAGCCAGCAGAGTGCCCGAAAGAGCCTCCACTAGTGAACGGCGACAGCAAACCAGATGAAAGGCCAGCGGAGGAGGCGCATTCGGGCGACACGACcaaggatgaagaagacgacgaagacgtgGTCATGGCCGAGGCGCCAAAAAGACGAGATATTCTGAACCGACCAGATATTCGACTAGAACCGCCGCGCAGCAATGGTACACCAGCCGTGGCGCCCACAAGCGACCCGTTCGGCCCAGACGCCCCTTTTATACATCCCATGTTTATCGCTCCTCGAGAAGTTCGCCAGGATCGCAACATGGGACTGGCCGAGCACGAGGCAGAAGAGCTGCGGCGATGGCTACAAGCATATGTGCAAAAACAGGAAGAAGTGTGTCGGGGTGCAAAGAAGCTTTATGAACAGCTCCTTCGTGCAGACAGGCTGCGGAAACAGGTGTTGATGTGGGCCAAGGCAGAGGCGCACTGCGGACCAAACAACCACATGTCGGACGGGGAAGACTGGTACgacaaggaggagtgggGCCTGACAGAAGActtgaagaagggagaggacGAAGTGGAAGAGGATGTGGGCACGACAcaaaagaagacgaggaacaGGAAGTAGACTTGTctgttgtttgtttgatATTTTGGTCAGGTTGTTTGGTTGGTGTACATACAGAACATCTGGATTGATGGGAATGGTTGGTTTTATATCATGGCTAACTAGGTACGATACCAGGAGGGAAATATTTTGAACAGAGCGGTCGAATGGAGcgttttattttatttttggaTCACCACGACGCTGGGAACTTCTGGAAGGGAGACACAGGAACACTGATTCACGTCTCCACGCAGCTGTCACCACGATCGAGAAATCATGTCATTGGCTGACGGGGGCTCGTGGCCACCCTGGTCCACCCGCCCTCGCTCGAGCCGCATCCGAATTAGTACTGCACGATGCACCACTCCGACTTGGGACGGCTGAATGAGTTGAGTGACTGCTGAGTGGCTGCAGCATTCGGCACTCGGAGGTCGTTTTGTGCcgatttctttctctctcgaCTCTGTTCGTCATGGACTCGGGGAGGGACGAAAAGCTCAGAGCTTTGGGCTTCAGATCAAGGGACATCAGCACTCCAGTATCTCCTCTACCTTGACGGCTATGATTTCCCTTTCCCGGAAATCTCATCTGACCTCTCGGCACAGATCTAGAACCCGACAGGGAGGACACCCGAATACAACACTGCTGTCGCTGCTACTGCGCTAGGCCGGCGAAGTGCCTACCGCAATTGGCCTTGGCGTTTGCCGCCCGCCTGGACATCTGACGTGCACGTCAGGTCACAGTTGACAGGGGGAAGGGATAAAGAATAAAGAGCTTGACACGCccgggtttttttttggttttttttttattatctGCTTAGGAACAAGTCATAGAATATACTCCCGTCTTTGACGAAAAGATTGTGACGTTTTTGAATTGCGAGTGTTTTTTTGGTCAACTCTGATTAGAGAGTTTATAGACGCGAGACCAGCA encodes the following:
- a CDS encoding hypothetical protein (COG:S; EggNog:ENOG503NY0D), whose translation is MSNQQQALVMETIIGIRKKLKRKSYDSDSDSSIDQPTNRGNKLKKRSRFVARGRLTGSAGPAAYKEIAEHAGYQRAIINHNPPLIDEDGYDITSDDDEQEVQEAIASAMDENPYSDVHLEQIFAPLTSVTDLPTHPAMSKPFTSKALTELVDQARIIMQSENKALWKVKPLLTKLVGDNTWVPCGLMSGPSDASLFTDPTRFFNRPDRQRLRPTAPPVAALTNGVMSAHEGTFAESAVRERIEGVLSGPSAPASEDTVDGETLPDAPVVTNGETNTEAPKPAECPKEPPLVNGDSKPDERPAEEAHSGDTTKDEEDDEDVVMAEAPKRRDILNRPDIRLEPPRSNGTPAVAPTSDPFGPDAPFIHPMFIAPREVRQDRNMGLAEHEAEELRRWLQAYVQKQEEVCRGAKKLYEQLLRADRLRKQVLMWAKAEAHCGPNNHMSDGEDWYDKEEWGLTEDLKKGEDEVEEDVGTTQKKTRNRK